In Achromobacter spanius, the following proteins share a genomic window:
- the rpiA gene encoding ribose-5-phosphate isomerase RpiA, whose translation MLSQQELKQQAADAALEFVEQVAGPDVIIGVGTGSTADLFIDGLARFKGRIGGTVASSERSAARLAGHGLKVLDLNDVSTMPIYVDGADEIDANLSMIKGGGGALTREKIVASVAERFICIADESKLVQTLGKFPLPLEVIPMARESVARALTALGGQPRLREGFITDNGNIILDVSGLAISDARAFEALVNNLPGVVTCGLFALAGADVALLATQNGIRRLDRAA comes from the coding sequence ATGCTCTCCCAGCAAGAACTCAAGCAACAAGCCGCCGACGCCGCCCTGGAATTCGTTGAACAGGTCGCCGGCCCGGACGTCATCATCGGGGTGGGCACGGGCTCCACGGCCGACCTGTTCATCGATGGCCTGGCGCGTTTCAAGGGTCGCATCGGCGGCACCGTCGCCAGTTCGGAGCGCAGTGCTGCCCGCTTGGCCGGCCACGGCCTGAAGGTGCTGGACCTGAACGATGTGTCGACCATGCCGATCTACGTGGACGGCGCCGACGAGATCGACGCGAACCTGTCCATGATCAAGGGCGGCGGCGGCGCGCTGACGCGCGAGAAAATCGTGGCCTCGGTGGCGGAACGCTTTATCTGCATCGCCGACGAATCCAAGCTGGTCCAGACGCTGGGCAAGTTTCCGCTGCCGCTGGAAGTGATTCCGATGGCGCGCGAATCGGTGGCGCGTGCCCTGACGGCCCTGGGCGGCCAGCCGCGTCTGCGCGAGGGCTTCATCACCGACAACGGCAACATCATCCTGGATGTGTCGGGCCTGGCGATCTCGGACGCGCGCGCGTTCGAAGCGCTGGTCAACAACCTGCCCGGCGTGGTCACCTGCGGCCTGTTCGCGCTGGCGGGGGCCGATGTGGCGCTGCTGGCCACGCAAAACGGTATCCGCCGGCTGGACCGCGCAGCGTAA
- the phoU gene encoding phosphate signaling complex protein PhoU: MTEHTNKQFDADLESVRSQFLQMGGLVEAMIQEAIDALATGDLSLVEKVREREKEVNRHEVEIDESISRILARHQPTAIDLRMLMAVSKMLTDMERSGDEAEKVATVARRIHEAEMRHIPVIELRHMAANVRTMLHQALDAFARLDPIQAAAVVRSDKEVDKEWKGALRHLITYMIEDPRTISRAIDMIFIARALERIGDHAKNMSERVIYMVKGADVRHTGVKNTERLARGEEESEDDA, from the coding sequence ATGACGGAGCATACAAACAAGCAGTTCGACGCCGACCTGGAAAGCGTCCGTTCGCAATTCTTGCAAATGGGCGGCTTGGTGGAAGCCATGATCCAGGAAGCGATCGACGCGTTGGCCACGGGCGACCTGTCGCTGGTGGAGAAAGTCCGTGAGCGGGAAAAGGAAGTCAACCGCCACGAAGTCGAAATCGACGAAAGCATCAGCCGCATCCTGGCCCGTCACCAGCCCACCGCCATCGACTTGCGCATGCTGATGGCCGTGTCGAAGATGCTGACCGACATGGAGCGTTCCGGCGACGAGGCCGAAAAGGTCGCTACCGTTGCGCGTCGCATCCATGAAGCCGAAATGCGCCACATCCCGGTGATCGAACTGCGTCACATGGCCGCCAACGTGCGCACCATGTTGCACCAGGCACTGGACGCCTTCGCCCGCCTTGACCCCATCCAGGCCGCCGCCGTCGTGCGCAGCGACAAGGAAGTGGACAAGGAATGGAAGGGCGCGCTGCGCCACCTGATCACCTACATGATCGAAGACCCGCGCACCATCTCGCGCGCCATCGACATGATCTTCATCGCGCGCGCGCTGGAACGCATTGGCGACCATGCCAAGAACATGTCCGAACGTGTCATCTACATGGTCAAGGGCGCCGACGTGCGCCACACCGGCGTGAAGAACACCGAGCGCCTGGCGCGCGGCGAGGAAGAGTCGGAAGACGACGCCTGA
- a CDS encoding PhoP regulatory network YrbL family protein: MNSTDLSSSRSSVSFQSVFGPLDLDGATPLATGGDRHIFQHPHSPDLLVKVMDMRARAIYLEARPFKRWYKQYQRESAYRVYLNEISEYVTTTTRPSGVWQVPMARILGVAQTSLGLGLVVEKITDADGNIAPTVADLAAQGKVDAQFFEQLDEFFNDLADAHVVLHDISASNIACGQNAEGKQGMYLIDGFGVLPLIPLYAWSKRLNRKRIARKYQEMRQSLQARIDAAKAA; this comes from the coding sequence TTGAATTCAACCGATCTTTCTTCCTCTCGATCCAGCGTCTCTTTCCAATCGGTGTTCGGTCCCCTGGACCTGGACGGCGCAACCCCGCTCGCGACCGGCGGCGACCGCCACATTTTCCAGCATCCGCATTCCCCCGACCTGCTCGTCAAGGTCATGGACATGCGCGCCCGCGCGATCTATCTGGAGGCGCGGCCGTTCAAGCGTTGGTACAAGCAGTACCAGCGTGAAAGCGCCTACCGCGTCTATCTGAACGAGATATCGGAATACGTCACCACCACCACCCGCCCGTCGGGCGTGTGGCAAGTGCCCATGGCGCGCATCCTGGGCGTGGCGCAAACCTCGCTGGGCCTGGGCCTGGTGGTGGAAAAGATCACGGACGCCGACGGCAACATTGCGCCCACCGTGGCTGACCTGGCCGCGCAGGGCAAGGTGGACGCGCAGTTCTTCGAACAGTTGGACGAGTTCTTCAACGACCTGGCCGACGCGCATGTCGTGCTGCACGACATCTCCGCCAGCAATATCGCCTGTGGCCAGAACGCCGAGGGCAAGCAGGGCATGTACCTGATCGACGGGTTCGGGGTCTTGCCGCTGATTCCGCTTTACGCCTGGAGCAAGCGCCTGAACCGCAAGCGCATTGCGCGCAAATACCAGGAAATGCGCCAGTCCCTGCAAGCGCGCATCGACGCCGCAAAGGCCGCCTAG
- a CDS encoding isovaleryl-CoA dehydrogenase, giving the protein MSSFATHTVQNQVPPLEDYSLYDTDPALREAVRREGAQAWEGDLAAHGAWLGRAQTLAAGAEANRCPPRLMSYDRTGHRIDHVEFHPAWNLLMTGIMARGLHSRAWAQAVPGAQVARAAAYLMQGQVEAGTLCPTAMTFAAVPLLQREPSGAVDFAGQWLPALYSREFDGADAPLAAKRSALVGMGLTEKQGGSDLRAVNTRAVPLGAAGRGNAYQLVGHKWFFSVPQADAHLVLAHTDEGLSCLFVPRWIPDGPRNAIRVRRLKDKLGNRSNASAEVEFEDAWGVMVGEPGRGLAVLLEMAATTRLDCVLGSAALLRQALVQSLHHAQHRHAFGKPLIAQPLMRNVLADLALESEAAMVLALRLARAVDACAATHAATRVDTQARALVRVGTPAAKLWICKRAIDAVAECMEVWGGNGYVEEGPMPRLYRETPVNSIWEGSGNVMALDVLRALQREPDALPALEQEFAHAAGQYQAFDAALAAWCALLADTPEAEFQARRIACGLARLWQAALLIQHAPAAVAQAFVASRLHADGGVFGELAAGVDAGAILARAWPPAAAC; this is encoded by the coding sequence ATGTCGTCGTTTGCCACGCACACCGTGCAAAACCAGGTGCCTCCGCTGGAAGACTATTCGCTGTACGACACCGACCCCGCCTTGCGCGAGGCGGTGCGGCGCGAGGGCGCGCAGGCCTGGGAAGGCGACCTGGCCGCGCACGGCGCCTGGCTGGGCCGCGCGCAGACGCTGGCCGCCGGCGCCGAAGCCAACCGCTGTCCCCCCCGGTTGATGAGCTATGACCGCACCGGGCACCGCATCGACCACGTGGAATTCCACCCGGCCTGGAACCTGTTGATGACCGGCATCATGGCGCGCGGGCTGCACAGCCGCGCCTGGGCGCAAGCGGTGCCCGGCGCGCAAGTGGCGCGCGCCGCCGCCTATTTGATGCAAGGGCAGGTTGAGGCCGGCACGCTGTGCCCCACCGCGATGACGTTTGCCGCCGTGCCGCTGTTGCAGCGTGAACCGTCCGGCGCCGTGGACTTTGCCGGGCAATGGCTGCCCGCGCTGTATTCGCGCGAATTCGATGGGGCCGACGCGCCCCTGGCCGCCAAGCGCAGCGCGCTGGTGGGCATGGGGTTGACCGAAAAGCAGGGCGGCTCCGATCTGCGCGCCGTCAATACCCGCGCGGTGCCCCTGGGCGCGGCGGGTCGCGGCAACGCCTATCAGTTGGTGGGACACAAGTGGTTCTTTTCTGTGCCGCAGGCGGACGCGCACCTGGTGTTGGCGCACACGGACGAAGGGCTCAGCTGCTTGTTCGTGCCGCGCTGGATTCCCGACGGCCCGCGCAACGCCATCCGCGTGCGCCGCTTGAAAGACAAGCTGGGCAACCGCAGCAACGCCAGTGCCGAAGTCGAATTCGAGGATGCCTGGGGCGTGATGGTGGGCGAACCGGGGCGCGGGCTGGCCGTGCTGCTGGAAATGGCGGCCACCACGCGGCTGGACTGCGTGCTGGGCAGCGCCGCGCTGCTGCGCCAGGCGCTGGTGCAGTCCCTGCATCACGCGCAGCATCGCCACGCCTTCGGCAAGCCGCTGATCGCGCAGCCGCTGATGCGCAACGTGCTGGCCGACCTGGCGCTGGAGAGCGAGGCAGCGATGGTGCTGGCGCTGCGTCTGGCGCGCGCGGTTGATGCGTGCGCTGCTACCCATGCGGCTACCCGCGTCGATACCCAGGCGCGCGCGCTGGTGCGCGTGGGCACGCCCGCCGCCAAGCTCTGGATCTGCAAACGCGCCATCGATGCCGTGGCGGAGTGCATGGAGGTCTGGGGCGGCAACGGGTATGTGGAAGAAGGGCCGATGCCGCGCCTCTACCGGGAAACACCGGTCAATTCCATATGGGAAGGGTCGGGCAACGTGATGGCGCTGGACGTGCTGCGCGCCTTGCAGCGCGAACCCGACGCCTTGCCCGCGCTGGAACAGGAATTCGCGCACGCGGCGGGCCAGTATCAGGCGTTCGACGCGGCGCTGGCAGCTTGGTGCGCGTTGCTGGCCGATACTCCCGAAGCCGAATTCCAGGCACGCCGCATCGCCTGCGGCCTGGCGCGGCTGTGGCAGGCCGCCTTGCTGATCCAGCATGCGCCTGCCGCCGTGGCGCAAGCCTTTGTGGCCAGCCGCCTGCACGCCGATGGCGGCGTTTTTGGCGAGCTGGCGGCAGGCGTGGATGCCGGGGCGATCCTGGCGCGCGCCTGGCCGCCCGCCGCCGCATGCTAA
- the rmuC gene encoding DNA recombination protein RmuC, whose protein sequence is MPLLNDILLWVAAGGAGLACLAAMLAWLRPAAPDARLDALLEGLERTERALRADIAEGQRGLRSEFSESTRALRVELAQSHGDLRTGLARDAQAARAESAESLARFAAGFGEQLQGLIQINERRLMEVRATVDQRLQSLQADNSAKLDEMRRTVDEKLHATLEQRLGESFKLVSDRLEAVHKGLGEMQALAAGVGDLKRVLTNVKSRGTWGEVQLARLIEDNMTPDQYASNIKPVPGSDAVVEFAIRLPGRGDGGAPVWLPIDAKFPKEEYERLMDAQDAADVDGVKTAGAALGRAVEVQARLIASKYVSPPHTTDFAIMFLPTESLYAEVLRRPGLLDKLHDLRINVAGPSNLAALLNSLQMGFRTLAIEQRSSEVWQVLRAVKTEFGKFGDALASVKKSLDTASNKIGQTEVRTRAMLKNLKNVEALPDAEALRLLGDADAVGDADEANGVNDDDAAQPLATPPNTTSSGSAGPDAA, encoded by the coding sequence ATGCCTCTTTTGAATGACATTCTGCTTTGGGTAGCCGCGGGCGGTGCGGGTCTGGCGTGTTTGGCGGCCATGCTGGCCTGGTTGCGTCCGGCCGCGCCAGATGCGCGGCTGGATGCACTGCTGGAAGGCCTGGAGCGCACCGAGCGTGCATTGCGCGCCGATATCGCTGAAGGGCAACGCGGCCTGCGCAGCGAATTTTCAGAATCCACGCGCGCGCTGCGGGTAGAGCTGGCGCAATCGCATGGCGACTTGCGCACCGGCCTGGCGCGCGATGCCCAGGCCGCGCGCGCCGAATCGGCCGAGTCGCTGGCCCGCTTTGCGGCGGGTTTCGGCGAACAATTGCAGGGCCTGATCCAGATCAACGAGCGCCGCCTGATGGAAGTGCGCGCCACGGTGGACCAGCGGCTGCAATCCTTGCAGGCGGATAACAGCGCCAAGCTCGATGAGATGCGCCGCACCGTGGATGAAAAGCTGCATGCCACGCTGGAACAGCGCCTGGGCGAATCGTTCAAGCTGGTGTCGGACCGCCTGGAAGCCGTGCACAAAGGCCTGGGCGAGATGCAGGCGCTGGCGGCGGGCGTGGGCGACCTGAAGCGCGTGTTGACCAACGTGAAGTCGCGCGGCACCTGGGGCGAGGTGCAACTGGCCCGCCTGATTGAAGACAACATGACGCCCGACCAGTACGCCAGCAACATCAAGCCCGTGCCGGGCAGCGATGCGGTGGTCGAGTTCGCCATCCGCTTGCCTGGGCGGGGAGACGGTGGCGCGCCTGTGTGGCTACCGATCGACGCCAAATTCCCCAAGGAAGAATACGAACGGCTGATGGACGCCCAGGACGCCGCCGACGTGGACGGCGTGAAAACCGCCGGCGCCGCGCTGGGCCGCGCGGTTGAGGTGCAGGCGCGGCTGATCGCCAGCAAATATGTGTCGCCGCCGCACACGACCGACTTCGCCATCATGTTCCTGCCCACCGAAAGCCTTTACGCCGAGGTGCTGCGGCGCCCGGGCTTGCTGGACAAGCTGCACGACCTGCGCATCAACGTGGCCGGCCCCAGCAACCTGGCGGCCTTGCTGAACAGCTTGCAGATGGGCTTTCGCACTTTGGCGATCGAGCAGCGTTCATCGGAAGTGTGGCAGGTGCTGCGGGCTGTCAAAACCGAATTCGGCAAGTTCGGCGACGCGCTGGCCAGCGTCAAGAAGTCGCTGGACACCGCCAGTAACAAGATCGGCCAGACCGAGGTTCGCACTCGCGCGATGCTGAAAAACCTGAAGAATGTCGAAGCCTTGCCCGACGCGGAAGCCTTAAGGCTATTGGGCGATGCCGACGCGGTGGGCGATGCGGATGAGGCCAATGGCGTCAATGATGACGACGCCGCGCAACCCCTGGCTACGCCGCCCAACACGACGTCTTCGGGTTCGGCCGGACCTGACGCGGCCTGA
- the argA gene encoding amino-acid N-acetyltransferase, translating to MPDLEPDTVSALEAPEFAAAQFVRWFRDVAPYVHAFRGKTFVVAFGGELVQAGALNTLVQDLSLLSSLGIRLVLVHGSRPQVNEQLRLKGYTQQFDRGLAPTDAAALECAKEAAGEIRLDIEAAFSQGLPNTPMSHAHIRVISGNFVTARPTGVLEGIDYKHTGQVRKIDVEALKFAIEKGSSVVLLSPLGFSPTGDAFNLAMEDLATSVAVALRAEKLIFLSSSQGVLNDDGTLDTELARVDADALLAGGELDEETHAFLQYASLAVKRGVARAHLLPFALDGSVLLEIFTHDGVGTMVVEDTLDDLRAATIDDVGAILSLIEPLEADGTLVPRPRSVIERDVENFTVLEHDGVIYGCAALHTFADEQMAEMACLIVHPEWQGSGEGEILLRHMESRARATGAKRLFVLTTRTSHWFIKRGFVQGGITDLPREKQNNYNRSRNSLVFIKKL from the coding sequence ATGCCCGACCTGGAACCAGACACCGTCTCCGCCCTTGAAGCCCCGGAATTCGCAGCCGCGCAGTTCGTCCGATGGTTTCGCGACGTCGCGCCCTATGTGCATGCGTTCCGAGGCAAGACCTTCGTGGTGGCGTTCGGCGGCGAACTGGTTCAGGCCGGTGCGCTGAATACGCTGGTGCAGGACTTGTCGCTGCTGTCGTCCCTGGGCATCCGGCTGGTGCTGGTGCACGGCTCGCGTCCACAGGTCAATGAGCAACTGCGTTTGAAGGGCTATACCCAGCAGTTCGACCGCGGTCTGGCGCCCACCGACGCCGCCGCGCTGGAATGCGCCAAGGAAGCCGCGGGCGAAATCCGCCTGGACATCGAAGCGGCGTTCAGCCAGGGCTTGCCCAACACCCCGATGTCGCACGCGCACATCCGCGTCATTTCCGGCAACTTCGTCACGGCCCGGCCCACCGGGGTACTGGAAGGAATCGATTACAAGCACACCGGCCAGGTCCGCAAGATCGACGTCGAGGCGCTGAAGTTCGCCATCGAGAAAGGTTCGTCGGTGGTGCTGCTGTCGCCGCTGGGCTTCTCGCCGACGGGCGACGCCTTCAACCTGGCCATGGAAGACCTGGCCACCAGCGTGGCCGTTGCGCTGCGCGCTGAAAAGCTGATCTTTCTGTCCAGCTCGCAAGGCGTGCTGAACGATGACGGCACGCTGGACACCGAACTGGCCCGCGTGGATGCCGATGCCCTGCTGGCGGGCGGCGAACTCGACGAGGAAACCCACGCCTTCCTGCAATACGCATCGCTGGCGGTCAAGCGCGGCGTGGCCCGCGCCCACCTGCTGCCGTTCGCGCTGGATGGCAGCGTGCTGCTGGAAATCTTTACCCACGACGGCGTGGGCACCATGGTGGTGGAAGACACGCTGGACGATCTGCGCGCCGCCACGATCGACGACGTGGGCGCCATTCTGAGCCTGATCGAACCCTTGGAAGCAGACGGCACCCTGGTGCCGCGCCCGCGCAGCGTGATCGAGCGCGACGTGGAAAACTTCACGGTGCTGGAGCACGACGGCGTGATCTACGGCTGCGCCGCGCTGCATACCTTCGCCGACGAGCAGATGGCCGAAATGGCCTGCCTGATCGTGCACCCGGAATGGCAGGGCTCCGGCGAAGGCGAAATCCTGCTGCGCCACATGGAATCACGCGCCCGCGCCACCGGCGCCAAGCGGCTGTTCGTGCTGACCACGCGCACGTCGCACTGGTTCATCAAACGCGGCTTCGTGCAAGGCGGCATTACCGACCTGCCGCGCGAAAAGCAAAACAACTACAACCGGTCGCGCAACAGCCTGGTGTTCATCAAGAAGCTGTAA
- a CDS encoding oxidative damage protection protein: MSRIVNCVKLKREAEGLDFPPYPGELGTKIWQSISKEAWEEWKAIQTRLVNENRLNLADARARKYLKEQMERFLFEDGTVEANGYVPPSA; encoded by the coding sequence ATGTCCCGTATCGTCAACTGTGTGAAATTGAAGCGTGAAGCCGAAGGGCTGGACTTCCCCCCCTATCCCGGCGAGCTCGGCACCAAGATCTGGCAGAGCATTTCCAAGGAAGCCTGGGAAGAATGGAAAGCCATCCAGACGCGCCTGGTCAATGAAAACCGCTTGAACCTGGCCGACGCCCGCGCGCGCAAGTACCTGAAGGAACAGATGGAGCGTTTCCTGTTCGAAGACGGCACCGTCGAAGCCAACGGCTACGTTCCGCCTTCGGCCTGA
- a CDS encoding amidase: MSTADRHDSSPLDATALGADIAQGVTTALAAMQQAVDRVAARNPAINAACGIEADAGLRLAQALDDELAGLTPEQRLAQLDARPFLGVPTLLKDLGTAALGLPSAMGSVLYGHVEWDVDAEIVKRYRRAGLIPFGRTTSGELGLSPTTESPAYGPPTQNPWKAGHSAGGSSGGAGAALASGMVRIAHGSDGGGSIRIPSSCCGVLGLKPSRGLMPLGPLKGEGWGGLATEHMMTLSVRDCAASLDISAGADVGAPYAAPAQPESYRTVVARVAADPHGAPRRRIAFINTTYEGGAIHPEVAATVDEAARLFASLGHEMVPALPPVGSEEVLSPMLPLIASAAANAIDSFVAERGRRLAADELQPTTLGAREYARAISGAQYVACVDSCHEITRRIGRFLHRDGAHGHDLFLSPVLAQPPAPLGRYAMDNADYLAYRLGKKGVIGYSPFAPLANLTGMPAISIPFGMSSDGLPIGIQVMGPLGSEALLLELAAQVEALRPWALVAPMAR; this comes from the coding sequence ATGAGCACCGCTGACCGCCATGATTCCTCACCCCTCGACGCGACGGCGCTGGGCGCCGATATCGCCCAGGGCGTTACCACCGCGCTAGCCGCGATGCAGCAGGCGGTGGACCGGGTGGCGGCGCGCAATCCCGCCATCAACGCCGCCTGCGGCATCGAAGCCGACGCCGGGCTGCGCCTGGCCCAGGCGCTGGACGATGAACTGGCCGGGCTGACGCCTGAACAGCGGCTGGCGCAACTGGACGCCCGGCCCTTCCTGGGCGTGCCCACCTTGCTGAAAGACCTGGGCACGGCGGCCCTGGGCTTGCCCAGCGCCATGGGGTCGGTACTGTATGGGCATGTTGAATGGGATGTGGATGCCGAAATCGTCAAACGCTACCGCCGCGCCGGACTGATTCCGTTTGGCCGCACCACCAGCGGCGAACTCGGCCTGAGCCCCACCACCGAATCGCCCGCCTACGGGCCGCCTACCCAAAACCCCTGGAAGGCCGGCCACAGCGCGGGCGGGTCCAGCGGTGGCGCGGGCGCGGCCCTGGCCAGTGGCATGGTGCGCATCGCGCACGGCAGCGACGGCGGCGGGTCCATCCGCATCCCGTCCTCGTGCTGCGGGGTGCTGGGCCTGAAGCCGTCGCGCGGGCTGATGCCGCTGGGCCCCTTGAAGGGCGAAGGGTGGGGCGGCCTGGCCACCGAACACATGATGACCCTGTCGGTGCGCGACTGCGCCGCGTCGCTGGACATCAGCGCGGGGGCGGACGTGGGCGCGCCCTACGCGGCCCCGGCGCAACCCGAGTCGTACCGGACAGTGGTGGCGCGTGTTGCCGCCGACCCGCATGGTGCGCCGCGTCGCCGCATTGCCTTCATCAACACCACCTATGAAGGCGGGGCGATCCACCCCGAAGTCGCCGCCACCGTGGACGAGGCGGCGCGCCTTTTCGCATCGCTCGGCCATGAAATGGTGCCGGCCCTGCCGCCGGTGGGGTCCGAGGAAGTGCTGTCGCCCATGCTGCCGCTGATTGCCAGCGCCGCCGCCAATGCCATCGACAGCTTTGTCGCCGAGCGCGGGCGCCGCCTGGCCGCCGACGAGCTGCAACCCACCACGCTGGGCGCGCGTGAATATGCACGGGCGATATCCGGTGCCCAATACGTGGCCTGCGTGGACAGCTGCCACGAAATCACCCGGCGCATCGGCCGCTTCCTGCACCGCGACGGCGCCCACGGCCATGACCTTTTCCTGAGCCCCGTCCTGGCGCAACCGCCCGCGCCCCTGGGCCGGTACGCCATGGACAACGCCGATTACCTGGCCTACCGTCTGGGCAAGAAGGGCGTGATCGGCTATTCGCCCTTTGCCCCCCTGGCCAACCTGACCGGCATGCCGGCCATCTCCATCCCGTTCGGCATGTCATCCGATGGGCTGCCGATCGGCATCCAGGTGATGGGGCCGTTGGGTAGCGAAGCGCTGCTGCTGGAACTGGCGGCGCAGGTCGAGGCCTTGCGGCCCTGGGCGTTGGTGGCGCCCATGGCCAGATAG
- a CDS encoding phosphocholine-specific phospholipase C: MKEESRLPLPADPPSSIQRAMAIPPDRKTGTLYDVRHVVILMQENRSFDHYFGTMPGVRGFADPHLVPTLAGNVLTQSDGATQCRPYALQEELASDTPAGFITPHTWVDAQWAWNDGRMDQWLPAKGRLGLGAYTCADVPFQAALANAFTVCDAYHCSLHAGTNPNRLFLWTGTNDPTGVAGGPALVNHYDRLGAANEGYAWTTYPERLQDAGVDWRIYQDMADNFHDNPLAGFRQYRQAHASTAVSAPLRDRALSTHTLDDLARDVASGQLPAVSWIIAPTADSEHPEVSSPRQGGAYTERVLDILTSNPESWSRCVFLVTYDENDCFFDHAPPPAPPARHADGQSGGLSTVELDGEYHDARLGHSTAHEDPAHLHGRGFGLGPRVPMLVVSPWSRGGWVNSQVFDHTSVIRFLEARFGVSEPNISAWRRAVSGDLTSAFDFSGDRGPHHPDSNRHACALPYALEAVGRMTADGEHYRLTLRNPGSAAAVLHVYDRHDLARAPRRYTIGAGARLDDGWRLSQGGAYDLWLLGPDGFHRHFQGDSQDGGTLEAQLVPVTSGLRVRLINHSDMPRPVKLESRMGDNWRAMAHVPAGGAMELKYTGCEGWYDLEVSVTDLPAFGRRLAGRIDAGKPGVPDPRLCQGAVLPL, encoded by the coding sequence ATGAAAGAAGAATCGCGCTTGCCTCTCCCCGCCGACCCACCGTCGTCCATCCAGCGCGCCATGGCGATCCCGCCTGATCGCAAGACGGGCACCCTCTACGACGTGCGGCACGTTGTCATCCTGATGCAGGAAAACCGGTCCTTCGACCACTATTTCGGCACGATGCCCGGCGTGCGCGGGTTTGCCGATCCGCATCTTGTGCCCACCCTGGCCGGCAACGTGCTGACGCAATCGGACGGCGCCACGCAATGCCGTCCCTATGCCCTACAGGAAGAGCTGGCCAGCGACACACCGGCCGGCTTCATCACGCCGCACACGTGGGTCGATGCGCAATGGGCCTGGAACGACGGCCGCATGGACCAGTGGCTGCCCGCCAAAGGCCGCTTGGGGCTGGGCGCCTATACCTGCGCCGACGTGCCCTTCCAGGCCGCCTTGGCCAACGCGTTCACCGTGTGCGACGCCTATCACTGTTCCCTGCACGCCGGCACCAATCCGAACCGCCTGTTCCTGTGGACCGGCACGAACGATCCCACCGGCGTGGCGGGTGGCCCGGCGTTGGTGAACCACTACGACCGGCTGGGCGCGGCAAACGAAGGTTATGCCTGGACCACCTACCCCGAGCGCCTGCAGGACGCGGGCGTGGACTGGCGCATCTACCAGGACATGGCGGACAACTTTCACGACAACCCGCTGGCCGGCTTTCGTCAGTACCGCCAGGCGCATGCCAGCACCGCGGTATCGGCCCCCTTGCGTGACCGCGCCCTGTCGACCCATACGCTGGATGATCTGGCGCGCGACGTCGCCTCGGGCCAGTTGCCGGCGGTGTCGTGGATCATCGCCCCCACCGCCGACTCGGAACATCCCGAAGTCTCGTCGCCGCGCCAGGGCGGCGCGTATACCGAGCGCGTGCTGGATATCCTGACCAGCAACCCCGAATCCTGGAGCCGCTGCGTTTTTCTTGTCACCTATGACGAGAACGACTGCTTCTTTGACCACGCGCCTCCGCCCGCCCCGCCCGCGCGCCACGCCGATGGCCAGTCGGGCGGGCTGTCCACCGTGGAGCTCGACGGCGAATACCACGACGCCCGGCTCGGACACAGCACTGCGCATGAAGACCCCGCCCACCTGCATGGGCGCGGTTTCGGGCTGGGGCCGCGCGTGCCGATGCTGGTGGTATCGCCCTGGAGCCGTGGCGGCTGGGTCAATTCACAAGTGTTCGACCACACCTCGGTGATCCGCTTTCTGGAAGCCCGCTTCGGCGTTTCTGAGCCGAACATCAGCGCGTGGCGGCGCGCGGTAAGCGGCGACCTGACCTCGGCTTTTGATTTCAGCGGCGATCGCGGCCCGCACCATCCCGACAGCAACCGCCACGCCTGCGCGCTGCCCTACGCGCTGGAAGCGGTGGGCCGCATGACGGCCGATGGCGAACACTACCGGCTGACGCTGCGCAACCCGGGCAGCGCCGCCGCCGTACTGCATGTGTACGACCGCCACGACCTGGCGCGCGCGCCCCGACGCTACACCATCGGCGCCGGCGCGCGCTTGGACGATGGTTGGCGGCTGAGCCAGGGCGGCGCCTACGACCTCTGGCTGCTGGGCCCGGATGGCTTTCATCGTCACTTCCAGGGCGACTCCCAGGACGGCGGCACGCTGGAAGCGCAACTGGTCCCCGTCACGTCGGGGCTGCGCGTGCGGCTCATCAATCACAGCGACATGCCACGGCCGGTGAAGCTGGAGTCCCGCATGGGCGACAACTGGCGCGCCATGGCGCACGTGCCGGCGGGCGGCGCGATGGAATTGAAGTACACCGGTTGCGAAGGCTGGTACGACCTAGAAGTCAGCGTCACCGACCTGCCCGCCTTCGGGCGCCGGCTTGCCGGGCGCATCGATGCCGGTAAACCCGGCGTCCCGGACCCCCGGCTCTGCCAAGGCGCGGTGCTGCCGCTGTAG